A single Filimonas effusa DNA region contains:
- a CDS encoding thioredoxin family protein: MNKKLVTGAAMILWSTALFAQHRKIEFQSLTLAQACIKAAQENKLIFIDCYTSWCIPCKHMEANVFTVDSVADYFNSQFINLKMDMDKGEAVALGKKYQVGAYPSYLLVNKDSVLVSKFVGGMSAAEFISKTKAGTNPNNAVAVMNARYDAGERSSEFLRDYICQKIWLMEIAPAQKLNKDLMQQLSRADKAKPENWVLFGDNRYSLYLSDAGSENFNYLAEHWRDFSAIPRDTLNSKLSSIYRKIAGVFVAGRYNAKTNSEKYRPTDIPTYKKQIEGTELPDKKDLLLLMDISQAAVDKNTEKVTRLLAENVDTLSEKNKSIVFDYIAMCLSIPHYKYDGFGVIADRIVKTSTNPFLVNICKEYKQREIDLHAK, translated from the coding sequence AGCACAGCGCTCTTTGCACAACACCGTAAAATAGAATTCCAGTCACTGACACTGGCACAGGCCTGCATCAAAGCAGCACAGGAAAACAAACTCATCTTCATCGATTGTTATACAAGCTGGTGTATTCCCTGTAAACATATGGAGGCCAATGTATTTACAGTAGACAGCGTAGCAGACTACTTCAACAGCCAGTTCATCAACCTCAAGATGGATATGGATAAAGGTGAAGCTGTAGCACTGGGCAAAAAATACCAGGTGGGCGCTTATCCCTCTTACCTACTGGTGAATAAAGACAGTGTGCTGGTATCAAAGTTTGTAGGTGGCATGTCTGCCGCAGAATTCATCAGTAAAACAAAAGCCGGCACCAACCCCAACAATGCAGTAGCAGTAATGAATGCGCGCTATGATGCCGGAGAGCGCTCATCGGAATTCCTGAGAGATTACATCTGCCAGAAGATATGGTTGATGGAAATAGCACCTGCTCAAAAGCTCAACAAAGATCTCATGCAGCAACTGAGTAGGGCCGACAAAGCCAAACCCGAAAACTGGGTACTCTTTGGAGACAACCGCTATTCACTCTATCTCTCCGACGCGGGCAGCGAAAACTTCAACTACCTGGCAGAACACTGGCGCGACTTTTCTGCTATTCCCCGCGATACGCTTAACAGTAAGCTATCCTCTATTTACCGCAAAATTGCAGGGGTATTCGTAGCGGGCCGGTACAATGCCAAAACCAATAGCGAGAAATACCGGCCGACGGATATACCTACGTATAAAAAACAAATAGAAGGTACAGAACTGCCCGATAAAAAAGACCTCCTGCTACTGATGGATATTTCCCAGGCAGCCGTTGACAAAAACACAGAAAAAGTCACCAGGTTGTTAGCAGAGAATGTTGACACTCTCTCTGAGAAAAACAAATCTATCGTTTTCGACTATATCGCTATGTGCCTGTCTATTCCCCACTACAAATACGATGGGTTCGGCGTTATTGCCGATAGGATAGTAAAAACCTCTACCAATCCATTCCTGGTAAACATCTGTAAAGAATATAAACAAAGAGAAATCGATCTACATGCGAAATAG
- a CDS encoding DPP IV N-terminal domain-containing protein, which produces MRNRWLIAGLTLITCYATAQKPAFDEAEKYDALQLQKLTGSLTPVPFFSADGKSFTFTVEAPVSKARQVYRVTPSAKTKEPAKDTPSSLPKTFKFYGTDTSPDRQWQLYAQDHNLYLKHEADSTGKALTSNGSLFNSYSSVAETNMNGHTPTNACWSKDSRYFCLIRKDNRRVPTMSVISSTSFGRPYLNTYKYEMPGDSIVAQYELYIGSIDADTLRKINIAKWPDQEVQITGSKLPEKEIYIIRRKRTRDEMELCAVNLETGVLRVVIHETSKPFINEDMFHEYIVNEGKDIIWWSDRSGWGHYYHYNSEGKLLNAITTGDWTAGKLAGIDTLKKCIYVYGYGREKGVNPYYAYLYKVNFDGTGFTLLTPETATHGVFLSPNREYFIDHFSTINQGPKTIVRSTSGKFIMEAYQPDLTALYASGWQAPEPFVVKAADGITDLYGLMWKPFHFDSTRKYPIISQVYPGPQIETVWTEFTVTDRYNNTALAQVGFIVVCMGHRGNSPIRNAAYYKYGYGNLRDNALEDDKYGLEQLARRFSFIDSTRVGIFGHSGGGMMTVAAMGTYPDFYKAGVASSGNHDNTIYNRTWGESYQGFSKPFAKNQALAKNITGPLLLVAGEADANVNPAHTMRMSDALIQAGKDFDLLILPGQSHTYEGVYKRYYEHRLRKFFAAHLLK; this is translated from the coding sequence ATGCGAAATAGATGGCTAATAGCAGGGCTTACCTTGATCACCTGTTATGCAACAGCACAAAAGCCTGCCTTCGACGAAGCAGAGAAATACGATGCACTGCAACTGCAGAAGCTTACGGGCTCTCTGACGCCTGTACCATTTTTTTCGGCAGATGGCAAAAGCTTCACCTTTACCGTAGAAGCCCCTGTTTCCAAAGCACGCCAGGTATACAGGGTTACACCATCAGCCAAAACCAAAGAACCGGCAAAGGATACACCGTCGTCACTCCCGAAAACATTTAAGTTTTATGGAACAGACACCTCGCCCGACAGGCAATGGCAGCTATATGCACAGGATCATAATCTCTACCTGAAACACGAAGCGGATTCTACAGGCAAAGCGCTTACCAGCAACGGTTCCCTTTTCAACTCCTACTCTTCCGTAGCAGAAACCAATATGAACGGGCATACGCCTACCAATGCCTGCTGGAGCAAGGATTCGCGATACTTCTGTCTTATCCGTAAAGACAACCGCCGCGTACCCACCATGAGTGTAATCAGCTCCACTTCATTCGGACGTCCGTATCTGAACACCTACAAATATGAAATGCCCGGCGATAGTATCGTTGCGCAATATGAACTGTATATCGGGTCTATAGATGCGGACACGCTGAGAAAGATTAACATTGCAAAATGGCCGGACCAGGAAGTACAGATAACAGGTTCCAAACTACCAGAAAAGGAAATCTATATTATCCGCCGGAAACGTACCCGCGATGAAATGGAGCTATGCGCTGTCAATCTCGAAACAGGTGTTCTCCGCGTAGTGATACATGAAACCAGTAAGCCATTCATCAATGAAGATATGTTTCATGAGTATATCGTGAATGAAGGGAAAGACATCATATGGTGGAGCGACCGTTCAGGCTGGGGCCATTATTACCATTACAACAGCGAAGGCAAACTCCTGAATGCCATAACAACCGGAGACTGGACAGCAGGTAAACTTGCGGGTATAGATACACTTAAAAAATGCATCTACGTTTATGGCTACGGGAGGGAAAAAGGCGTCAACCCTTATTACGCCTACCTGTATAAAGTAAACTTCGATGGCACCGGCTTTACATTGCTGACGCCTGAAACAGCTACTCACGGCGTATTTCTCTCCCCCAACAGGGAATACTTTATCGACCATTTCTCCACGATAAACCAGGGCCCGAAAACGATCGTAAGAAGTACTTCAGGCAAGTTCATCATGGAAGCCTACCAGCCCGATCTCACAGCATTATATGCATCAGGCTGGCAGGCGCCGGAACCTTTTGTAGTAAAAGCAGCTGACGGTATCACAGACCTGTATGGTCTTATGTGGAAGCCTTTCCATTTCGATTCTACCCGCAAATACCCCATCATATCGCAGGTATACCCAGGTCCGCAGATAGAAACTGTTTGGACAGAATTCACTGTAACAGACAGGTATAACAATACAGCCCTGGCGCAGGTAGGTTTTATAGTAGTATGTATGGGGCACAGAGGCAACTCCCCTATTCGTAACGCCGCCTATTACAAATATGGTTATGGGAACCTTAGAGACAATGCGCTGGAAGATGACAAGTATGGCCTGGAACAACTGGCACGCCGGTTTAGCTTTATCGACTCCACGCGTGTAGGCATATTTGGTCATTCGGGAGGCGGTATGATGACAGTTGCCGCCATGGGCACTTATCCTGATTTCTATAAAGCGGGTGTAGCTTCGTCCGGCAATCACGACAATACCATCTACAACCGAACCTGGGGTGAGAGCTACCAGGGCTTCAGCAAGCCATTTGCCAAAAACCAGGCGCTTGCTAAGAATATCACCGGCCCGTTACTGCTGGTGGCCGGTGAGGCCGATGCCAATGTAAACCCGGCACACACTATGCGTATGTCGGATGCCCTGATACAGGCAGGTAAAGATTTTGACCTGCTTATCTTACCTGGGCAGTCACATACCTACGAGGGAGTGTATAAGCGTTATTACGAGCATCGTTTGCGCAAATTCTTTGCAGCACATTTATTGAAATAA
- a CDS encoding carbon-nitrogen hydrolase family protein yields the protein MKIAVASPRYPGTIEEGLSQVNTLAKIAAQDGAVIVCFPETYIPGYPLPGQPHTRLSQAELNTAFQMACSIAADNNIALILPMDWYEGEQFLNVAQVIGPDGSSLGYQAKVQLDPSEDAIWDAGHERKLFEVNGLVFGISICHEGFRYPETVRWAARQGAQIVFHPHFAGSDKEGYTPETWGSMQQPYYEKAMMMRALENTIYFASSNYYTKYPESASSLLAPDGSLIAHQPYTESGVFTCAIDLSLATGILAKRWKAI from the coding sequence ATGAAAATAGCGGTAGCTTCTCCCAGATATCCAGGGACCATTGAAGAAGGTCTGTCACAGGTAAATACGCTCGCTAAAATTGCAGCACAGGATGGCGCTGTCATTGTTTGCTTTCCTGAGACATATATCCCGGGTTACCCGTTGCCGGGTCAACCACATACCCGTTTATCGCAAGCGGAATTGAATACAGCCTTTCAAATGGCTTGCAGTATTGCTGCGGACAATAACATTGCCCTCATCTTACCTATGGACTGGTATGAAGGTGAACAATTTCTGAACGTGGCACAGGTTATCGGCCCGGACGGCAGCAGCCTTGGCTACCAGGCGAAAGTACAGCTAGATCCTTCTGAAGACGCCATCTGGGATGCCGGGCACGAGCGAAAGTTATTCGAGGTTAACGGGCTTGTATTCGGTATATCTATCTGCCATGAAGGCTTCCGCTATCCCGAAACCGTACGGTGGGCGGCCAGGCAGGGTGCGCAGATCGTTTTTCATCCGCATTTTGCTGGCAGTGATAAAGAAGGATACACACCGGAAACATGGGGAAGCATGCAACAACCTTATTACGAAAAAGCCATGATGATGCGGGCGCTGGAAAACACCATCTATTTCGCGAGTTCCAACTATTATACAAAGTATCCCGAATCGGCCTCATCGCTATTGGCTCCCGATGGCAGCCTTATTGCACATCAACCATATACAGAAAGCGGTGTATTCACCTGTGCTATCGACCTAAGCCTGGCAACAGGGATCCTGGCCAAGAGATGGAAAGCCATATGA
- a CDS encoding CDP-alcohol phosphatidyltransferase family protein, with translation MINVKYIPNLLSAARILLSVSLLFLFEHTPAFLVVYGVAGLTDILDGTIARKYKVQSSAGARLDSIGDLFYFVILVIYLVAEHGNVMLSYITVIAVVFLLRILNIIVGFVKYKRLIMIHTIANKTAGLLVFLLPVVLLAANKSLLAVVSIVALVASIEEFIMIISSPRDKIDLNQKSILHPRSN, from the coding sequence ATGATCAATGTAAAATATATTCCTAACCTTTTATCGGCAGCCAGGATACTGCTCTCCGTTAGCCTGCTCTTTCTCTTTGAGCATACGCCGGCATTTTTAGTGGTGTATGGCGTCGCAGGATTAACGGATATATTGGACGGAACGATCGCAAGAAAGTATAAGGTGCAATCATCGGCAGGCGCCCGCCTGGATTCAATTGGAGACCTGTTCTATTTTGTTATTCTTGTCATATACCTGGTGGCAGAGCATGGTAATGTGATGCTTTCTTATATAACTGTTATTGCTGTAGTTTTTTTACTGAGAATCTTGAATATAATCGTTGGGTTTGTTAAGTATAAAAGGCTGATTATGATTCATACGATAGCCAATAAAACAGCGGGATTACTTGTGTTCTTGTTGCCGGTAGTGTTACTGGCAGCAAACAAGTCGTTACTGGCAGTTGTAAGCATCGTGGCATTAGTCGCTTCGATAGAAGAATTTATAATGATCATAAGCAGCCCGCGGGACAAAATTGACCTGAACCAAAAGAGCATTTTACATCCCCGGAGCAATTAG
- a CDS encoding helix-turn-helix domain-containing protein gives MAEGKTYRIKTITEFHRLRGLPQPEHPLISVIDYAAIKHSTDNNPINWFFDFYSISVKRGANTRLKYGQQLCDFDEGVMFFMAPSQVLRVEVPHDDNATTRNEGWILLVHPDFLWNTPLAKKIKKYEYFDYAVHEGLFLSDKEEATIKTIVQNIRQEYQANIDKFSQELIIAQLELLLTYSERFYQRQFLTRKVASHTILTRLEEMLDAYFNDAALASKGLPSVQLIAAELNVSPGYLSGLLKTLTGQSTQQHIHDKLIEKAKEKLSTTDLSVSEIAYELGFEHPQSFSKLFKAKTNTSPLDFRQSFN, from the coding sequence GTGGCAGAAGGTAAAACATATAGGATCAAAACCATAACGGAGTTTCATCGTTTAAGAGGGCTTCCTCAACCGGAACACCCTTTGATAAGCGTGATAGATTATGCTGCCATTAAGCATTCTACCGATAATAATCCTATCAACTGGTTCTTTGATTTTTATTCTATTTCTGTTAAACGTGGCGCGAATACCCGTTTAAAATATGGCCAGCAGTTATGTGACTTCGACGAAGGCGTCATGTTTTTTATGGCGCCTTCGCAGGTCTTACGGGTAGAAGTGCCGCACGACGATAACGCTACTACCCGCAATGAGGGATGGATCTTGTTGGTACACCCTGATTTTTTATGGAATACGCCGTTGGCAAAAAAGATAAAGAAATACGAATACTTTGACTATGCCGTTCATGAAGGCCTTTTTCTTTCCGATAAGGAAGAAGCTACAATAAAGACGATCGTGCAGAATATCCGGCAGGAATACCAGGCCAATATCGACAAATTCAGCCAGGAGCTGATTATTGCGCAACTGGAACTGCTGCTTACTTACAGCGAACGGTTTTACCAGCGGCAGTTTCTCACAAGAAAAGTGGCGAGCCATACAATACTGACCCGCCTGGAAGAAATGCTCGATGCTTATTTCAATGATGCTGCACTGGCCTCGAAAGGACTGCCTTCTGTACAGTTGATAGCAGCGGAACTGAATGTATCTCCGGGATATTTGAGTGGTTTGTTGAAGACATTGACAGGACAGAGTACCCAGCAGCATATTCATGATAAACTCATAGAAAAAGCAAAAGAAAAACTGTCCACTACAGACTTGTCGGTAAGTGAAATAGCCTACGAATTGGGATTTGAACATCCGCAGTCTTTTAGTAAATTATTTAAAGCAAAAACAAACACCTCTCCCCTGGATTTCAGGCAATCGTTTAACTGA
- a CDS encoding NmrA family NAD(P)-binding protein — protein MKIVITGSLGHISKPLTAELVEKGHAVKVISSNPAKQQEIEEIGATAAIGTLEDVAFLTETFRGADAVYCMIPPGNYLDPAFDIQTHYIKVGENYVQAILQSGVTQVVHLSSIGGNMEKDSGLLIMHNKVEKLFESLPASVAVTTMRPTAFYYNLYAFLPLIKASGVIISNYGENDVCPWVAPSDIAAAVAEELTGTFNGRKIRYVASEEISCNEIAALLGDAIGKPGLKWIVVSDEEQEKGMKAAGINPAVAEGLVKMNASIHNGKLLEDYYKNRPVLSKTKISDFAAEFAAVYNKQ, from the coding sequence ATGAAAATTGTAATAACAGGATCGTTAGGCCATATCAGCAAGCCGCTTACTGCAGAATTGGTTGAAAAAGGACATGCCGTTAAAGTAATAAGCAGTAACCCCGCTAAACAGCAGGAGATTGAAGAAATAGGAGCCACGGCAGCTATCGGCACGCTGGAAGATGTTGCTTTTCTTACAGAAACTTTCAGAGGTGCAGATGCAGTGTATTGTATGATACCGCCAGGCAATTACCTCGATCCGGCTTTCGATATTCAAACACACTACATAAAGGTGGGAGAGAACTATGTACAGGCCATTCTGCAGTCAGGCGTAACACAAGTGGTGCATCTTAGCAGTATCGGCGGCAATATGGAAAAAGACAGTGGATTGCTCATTATGCACAATAAAGTAGAAAAGTTATTCGAATCCCTGCCGGCGTCTGTTGCTGTAACTACCATGCGTCCAACTGCATTTTATTATAATTTATATGCATTCCTGCCTTTGATAAAAGCAAGCGGTGTTATCATTTCCAACTATGGAGAAAACGATGTCTGTCCCTGGGTGGCTCCATCCGATATCGCAGCCGCAGTTGCAGAAGAACTGACCGGTACGTTCAATGGCAGAAAAATACGTTATGTAGCCAGCGAAGAAATTAGCTGTAATGAAATAGCCGCATTGCTGGGCGATGCAATTGGTAAACCAGGTTTGAAATGGATCGTCGTGTCCGATGAAGAGCAGGAGAAGGGTATGAAAGCGGCAGGCATCAACCCGGCTGTTGCCGAAGGATTGGTAAAAATGAATGCCAGTATCCATAATGGTAAATTGCTGGAAGACTACTATAAAAACAGGCCGGTATTGAGCAAAACGAAGATCAGTGACTTTGCCGCAGAGTTTGCCGCGGTTTATAATAAACAATAA
- a CDS encoding DUF4184 family protein translates to MPFTFSHPAIVLPLGYLSRRYISITGLIIGSMAPDFEYFMRMRVHSRFSHTLPGLFLFDLPLGILLAFLFHTIVRNQLIGHLPYFLQSRFTVFEPFDWHQRFRKAWPVVALSIIAGAASHVLWDAFTHETGYFVSIFPVLSSSIEVSGIRLPVLKVLQHGSSFIGMLVIVFTILKMPATVQNKRIVSARYWIAIILLTLLIVVLRFSGGIHYNEYGNMVVTLISAFLISLVLISAITRKSRFA, encoded by the coding sequence ATGCCATTTACCTTTTCACACCCGGCCATCGTTTTGCCACTGGGTTATCTCAGCAGGCGATATATTTCCATTACCGGCCTTATCATTGGCAGTATGGCGCCCGATTTCGAGTATTTCATGCGAATGAGGGTTCATAGCCGTTTCAGTCATACCCTGCCGGGGCTTTTCTTATTCGATCTTCCGCTGGGGATTCTGCTCGCCTTCCTGTTTCATACTATTGTCCGGAATCAGCTCATCGGGCATCTACCTTATTTCCTGCAATCGCGGTTTACCGTATTTGAGCCATTCGACTGGCATCAGCGTTTCAGGAAAGCCTGGCCTGTTGTTGCGCTATCCATTATAGCCGGGGCTGCTTCGCACGTGTTATGGGATGCGTTTACCCATGAAACCGGTTATTTTGTAAGCATCTTTCCTGTACTCAGCAGCAGTATCGAGGTTTCGGGCATCCGGCTGCCTGTGCTTAAAGTGCTGCAACATGGCAGCAGCTTCATTGGGATGCTTGTGATCGTTTTCACTATTCTAAAAATGCCGGCCACCGTACAAAACAAGCGAATCGTCAGTGCCCGGTACTGGATAGCCATCATCCTACTGACGCTGCTTATCGTTGTGCTGCGGTTTTCGGGTGGGATACATTATAATGAATACGGGAATATGGTCGTTACCCTGATTTCTGCTTTCCTGATTTCTCTTGTGTTGATCTCCGCTATAACCAGAAAATCCCGGTTTGCTTAG
- a CDS encoding S-adenosylmethionine decarboxylase family protein, which produces MKYLPGTHIIASLETADIALLTTHEAFQQEINRLIASYDLHNLGAVYHNFSPAGFTAVICLSESHISIHTWPEFGKVNLDIYLSNYKRCNDGTVQAIYEALVTFFKARVLQHHNLNR; this is translated from the coding sequence GTGAAATACTTACCCGGAACCCATATCATCGCATCGCTGGAGACAGCTGATATTGCTTTGCTGACTACCCATGAGGCCTTTCAGCAGGAAATAAACAGGCTTATTGCCAGTTATGACCTGCATAACCTGGGAGCGGTGTATCATAATTTTTCGCCTGCCGGTTTTACAGCCGTCATTTGCCTGAGTGAAAGTCATATTTCGATACATACCTGGCCGGAGTTCGGAAAGGTTAATTTAGACATCTACCTGAGTAACTATAAACGCTGCAACGACGGCACCGTGCAGGCTATTTATGAGGCGCTGGTCACCTTTTTCAAAGCCCGCGTGCTTCAACATCACAACCTTAACCGATAG
- a CDS encoding DUF4178 domain-containing protein, with translation MGSISGLYECISCRHPFSFRHADSQLLVCPSCYTPHQRNENDKLVAKAILVVQYHNDIIKVGTTGSWRKINFEVIGRIRYWLGDGALNYWTLLADDSRLYYLAESYGVYSILEKYEDIPRINLNELNKAGDTTLINGSTRATLDKRCSCIHYEIEGEVWDLFQQSNQTFYDLNAATGQNISVATNADGFTAFRVHDCSFESLKLQHLDEGPPTPKLFKCPRCHDEITIKTFPYAQSYGCSCGAKLQLAHSSGLQEAGQFKPRKYTPDIAPGKTGIIKGINYEVIGFSVKRDTTQDEGEWREYVLYNRQEGYAFLNEYEGNWIYSREKGEAPAEAAERSSHDFIYRGTHFRLYNRYGYKIREMQGEYPGKVFGLSYAYEFIAPPLMWVAERESEVSVCYFQAEYISREDVLHAFSVPLPDSREMGVLSPPFLKPSLVLKKAIIAAGVLLLVHLIFSLTRENGHVLTESYSLPDTATVQSPVFVTGSFTLPNWRNNLEITTTASVSNDWMDIDYEVVNTQTGEEYGLSQEVSYYAGYEDGESWTEGGTTSSPDVISNLPAGQYFIRIQHTGSGSLFGPKHFQVTVNRNVAVHSNFFLFLVLVLLWPTYAYLRSYWTDRRRWYNSEFSPYEYE, from the coding sequence ATGGGAAGTATTTCTGGTTTGTATGAATGTATTTCCTGCCGGCACCCTTTCAGTTTCCGACATGCCGATTCGCAGTTGCTGGTTTGTCCTTCGTGTTATACTCCCCACCAAAGGAACGAGAATGACAAACTGGTTGCGAAAGCCATCCTGGTAGTACAATATCATAACGACATCATCAAAGTTGGCACCACAGGCTCATGGAGAAAGATAAACTTTGAGGTTATTGGCAGGATACGTTACTGGCTGGGCGATGGTGCATTGAACTACTGGACCTTGCTGGCAGATGATAGCAGGCTTTATTATCTCGCAGAAAGCTATGGCGTGTACAGCATACTCGAAAAATACGAGGACATCCCCCGGATCAATCTAAACGAACTCAATAAAGCGGGCGATACCACACTTATCAACGGCAGTACCAGGGCTACGCTCGACAAACGCTGTTCGTGTATCCATTATGAAATAGAAGGAGAAGTATGGGATCTGTTTCAACAAAGTAATCAGACCTTTTACGATCTTAATGCCGCAACAGGGCAAAACATATCTGTTGCTACAAACGCTGATGGCTTTACAGCTTTCAGGGTACACGACTGCAGTTTTGAATCGCTCAAGCTTCAGCATCTTGATGAAGGGCCTCCAACGCCCAAGCTCTTTAAGTGTCCGCGCTGCCACGACGAGATAACCATTAAAACATTTCCTTATGCCCAGAGTTATGGTTGTAGCTGTGGCGCAAAGCTGCAACTGGCGCATAGTTCCGGTTTGCAGGAAGCGGGGCAGTTTAAGCCCCGAAAATATACCCCTGATATAGCGCCAGGGAAAACAGGCATCATCAAGGGGATCAACTATGAAGTAATAGGATTTTCCGTAAAACGGGATACCACGCAGGATGAAGGAGAATGGCGGGAATATGTGCTTTATAACAGGCAGGAAGGCTATGCTTTTCTCAACGAGTATGAGGGGAACTGGATATACAGCCGGGAAAAGGGTGAAGCGCCGGCAGAAGCGGCTGAAAGATCCAGCCATGACTTCATTTACCGGGGTACTCATTTTCGCCTGTACAACAGGTATGGCTATAAGATAAGGGAGATGCAGGGGGAATACCCCGGGAAAGTATTTGGCCTGAGTTATGCCTATGAGTTTATTGCTCCCCCGTTGATGTGGGTAGCAGAGCGGGAAAGCGAGGTTTCGGTGTGTTATTTCCAGGCGGAATATATTTCCAGGGAAGATGTGCTGCATGCGTTTTCTGTGCCGCTGCCCGACAGCAGGGAAATGGGCGTGCTTTCTCCCCCATTTCTGAAACCTTCACTCGTTCTAAAAAAAGCTATCATAGCGGCGGGCGTGCTATTGCTGGTGCATCTTATTTTCAGTCTGACACGCGAAAACGGGCATGTATTAACCGAAAGCTATTCCCTTCCCGATACAGCGACTGTACAGTCGCCGGTATTTGTAACAGGATCATTTACCCTGCCCAACTGGCGCAACAACCTTGAGATTACGACCACGGCCAGTGTATCGAACGACTGGATGGATATAGATTACGAGGTAGTAAACACGCAAACCGGTGAAGAATACGGGCTATCGCAGGAGGTATCGTATTATGCGGGTTATGAAGACGGTGAAAGCTGGACGGAGGGAGGAACAACCTCTTCTCCCGATGTCATAAGCAATTTACCCGCAGGGCAGTATTTTATACGTATACAGCATACGGGTTCCGGTTCTCTTTTCGGCCCTAAGCATTTCCAGGTAACAGTGAACCGGAATGTGGCTGTTCACTCAAATTTTTTCCTGTTCCTGGTATTAGTATTATTGTGGCCCACCTATGCCTATTTAAGATCGTATTGGACCGACAGGCGCAGGTGGTATAACAGTGAATTTTCGCCTTATGAATATGAATAA
- a CDS encoding DUF350 domain-containing protein: MYNYIVSSVVYSFIGIAILFIAFAIAEVLTPRHNLRKEILENKNMALAVLAGFFMLSIAIIIASAIHG; this comes from the coding sequence ATGTACAATTACATCGTAAGTTCAGTGGTTTATTCATTTATAGGTATTGCCATTTTGTTCATAGCTTTTGCCATCGCCGAAGTATTAACGCCACGGCATAACCTTCGCAAAGAAATACTCGAAAATAAAAACATGGCGCTGGCTGTTCTGGCAGGCTTTTTCATGCTTTCCATCGCCATCATCATAGCTTCCGCGATCCATGGATAA